Within the Streptosporangium album genome, the region TGCACCGATTCCAGCATCTCGGGCACGCCGTCCATGACGTCCCGCCGGGACAGCACGGTCCGCCCCGCCTCCATCAGGTCCGCGACGGTCCGACCGTCCCTGGCGCCCTCCATCAGGAAGGACGCGATGATCGCGGTGGCCTCGGGGTGGTTGAGCCGGAGCCCTCGGGACCTGCGGTCACGGGCGACACCG harbors:
- a CDS encoding urease subunit gamma → MRLTPHEQERLLIHVAAGVARDRRSRGLRLNHPEATAIIASFLMEGARDGRTVADLMEAGRTVLSRRDVMDGVPEMLESVQIEATFPDGTKLVTVHQPIP